The following proteins are encoded in a genomic region of Neovison vison isolate M4711 chromosome 12, ASM_NN_V1, whole genome shotgun sequence:
- the IGFBP6 gene encoding insulin-like growth factor-binding protein 6, whose product MTPHRLLLPLLLITLLFAARSEAALARCPGCGQGVQAGCPGACVEEEDGGPPAEACTEAGGCLRREGQQCGVYTPNCVPGLQCHPPEEEEAPLRALLLGRGRCRRARGPQGENPKESKPQAGTTRPQDVNRRDQQRNPGASTTAGRPSPGGVQDTEMGPCRRHLDSVLQQLQTEVYRGAHTLYVPNCDHRGFYRKRQCRSSQGQRRGPCWCVDRMGQPLPGSPDGDGSSSCPSGSSG is encoded by the exons ATGACCCCCCACaggctgctgctgcccctgctgctgATTACTCTGCTGTTCGCTGCCCGTTCAGAAGCCGCCTTGGCACGGTGCCCAGGCTGCGGGCAGGGGGTGCAGGCAGGTTGTCCGGGGGCTTGcgtggaggaggaggatggggggcCACCGGCGGAGGCCTGTACGGAAGCTGGGGGCTGtctcaggagggaggggcagcagtGCGGGGTCTACACCCCCAACTGCGTCCCAGGACTGCAGTGCCACCCGCCCGAGGAAGAGGAGGCGCCTTTGCGGGCGCTGCTGCTGGGCCGCGGCCGCTGCCGCAGGGCGCGCGGGCCCCAGG GAGAGAATCCTAAGGAGAGCAAACCCCAAGCAGGGACCACTCGTCCCCAGGATGTGAACCGCAGAGACCAACAGAGGAATCCAGGGGCCTCTACCACTGCGGGTCGGCCCAGTCCTGGGGGTGTCCAAGACACTGAGATG GGCCCGTGCCGCAGACATCTGGACTCAGTGCTCCAGCAACTACAGACTGAGGTGTACCGAGGGGCTCACACCCTCTACGTGCCTAACTGTGACCATCGGGGCTTCTACCGGAAGCGGCAG TGCCGCTCCTCCCAGGGCCAGCGCCGAGGTCCCTGCTGGTGTGTGGATCGGATGGGCCAGCCCCTGCCAGGGTCCCCAGATGGCGATGGAAGCTCCTCTTGCCCCTCTGGGAGCAGCGGCTAA
- the SOAT2 gene encoding sterol O-acyltransferase 2, with product MEPKAARLRRGEGLRGEQEDRPSAEGNTEKDRGMDLVQWTRHMEAVKMQLLEQAQGPLMELLDRAMWEAVQSYPPQGGPPPSAPPDSSSKAREPSLGKRKIFIIRKSLLDELMEVQHFRTIYHMFIAGLCVFIISTLAIDFIDEGRLMLEFDLLIFSFGQLPLALMTWVPMFLSTLLVPYQALRLWARPRAGGAWTLGVGLGCVLLAAHNAVLCVLPVHVALKYQLPPASRCVLVFEQVRLLMKSYSFLREAVPGALCARVGDGKQAPSFSSYLYFLFCPTLIYRKTYPRTPNVRWNYVAKNFAQALGCVLYACFILSRLCVPVFANMSREPFSSRALVLSIMHATLPGIFMLLLIFFAFLHCWLNAFAEMLRFGDRMFYRDWWNSTSFSNYYRTWNVVVHDWLYSYVYQDGLWLLGGRARGAAMLGVFLVSAVVHEYIFCFVLGFFYPVMLILFLVIGGLMNFMMHDRHTGPAWNVLMWTMLFLGQGIQVSLYCQEWYARRHCPLPQTTFWGLVTPRSWSCHT from the exons atggagccaaaggcagcccgaTTGCGGAGGGGAGAAGGGTTGAGAGGAGAGCAAGAGGACCGACCCTCAGCAGAAG GAAACACTGAGAAGGACAGAGGCATGGACTTGGTGCAATGGACCCGCCATATGGAG GCGGTGAAGATGCAGCTGTTGGAGCAAGCTCAGGGACCGCTGATGGAGCTGCTGGACCGGGCCATGTGGGAGGCCGTTCAGTCCTACCCACCGCAAGGTGGACCTCCGCCCTCCGCGCCTCCAGATTCCTCAAGCAA GGCCCGGGAGCCATCCCTGGGGAAACGGAAAATTTTCATCATCCGAAAGTCCCTGCTTGA CGAGCTGATGGAAGTGCAACATTTCCGTACCATCTACCACATGTTCATCGCTGGCCTGTGTGTCTTCATCATCAGCACCCTGGCCATCGACTTCATCGACGAGGGCAG GCTGATGCTGGAGTTTGACCTACTGATCTTCAGCTTTGGACAGCTGCCCTTGGCGCTGATGACGTGGGTCCCCATGTTCCTGTCCACTCTGCTGGTGCCCTACCAGGCCCTGCGGCTATGGGCGAGGCCCCGGGCTGGAGGGGCCTGGACACTGGGGGTAGGCCTAGGCTGCGTGCTGCTGGCGGCCCACAACGCGGTGCTCTGCGTCCTCCCAGTCCACGTGGCCCTGAAGTATCAGCTCCCACCGGCCTCGCGCTGTGTCCTAGTGTTCGAGCAG GTCAGGCTCCTGATGAAGAGCTACTCCTTCCTGAGAGAGGCTGTGCCTGGAGCCCTTTGTGCCAGAGTAG GAGACGGCAAACAAGCCCCCAGTTTCTCCAGCTACCTCTACTTCCTCTTCTGCCCTACACTCATCTACAGGAAGACTTACCCCAG GACACCCAACGTCAGGTGGAATTATGTGGCCAAGAACTTCGCCCAG gccctgggctgcGTGCTGTATGCCTGTTTCATCCTGAGCCGTCTCTGCGTTCCTGTCTTTGCCAACATGAGCCGGGAGCCCTTCAGTTCTCGGGCCCTGGTGCTCTCCATCATGCATGCCACATTGCCAG GCATCTTCATGCTGCTGCTCATCTTCTTTGCCTTCCTCCACTGCTGGCTCAACGCCTTCGCAGAGATGCTACGATTTGGAGACAGAATGTTCTACCGG GACTGGTGGAACTCAACGTCCTTCTCCAACTACTACCGCACTTGGAACGTGGTGGTCCATGACTGGCTATACAGCTATGTCTATCAAGATGGGCTGTGG ctcCTTGGCGGCCGGGCCCGAGGGGCCGCCATGCTGGGTGTGTTCCTGGTTTCTGCCGTGGTCCATGAGTACATCTTCTGCTTTGTCCTGGGATTCTTCTACCCCGTCATGCTGATACTCTTCTTAGTTATTGGAG GGCTGATGAACTTCATGATGCATGACCGGCACACGGGCCCAGCGTGGAATGTGTTAATGTGGACCATGCTCTTTCTGGGCCAAGGCATCCAGGTCAGCCTGTACTGCCAGGAATGGTACGCTCGGCgacactgccccctcccccag ACGACCTTCTGGGGGCTGGTGACACCTCGATcttggtcctgccatacctag